ATTGCAGCTACATTAGCGGCAATGCTGCATATTCAAATGCCAAGTGGAAGTGTTGGTTCGCCAATTACTGAGATTACACATCAATAAATATTTCTTTTTTTGAAAAGCAAAAGCAGGGCAACTATTTATGTTAGTCCTGCTTTCGTTTATAGTCCTCATTCCGCTTCGCTACATTGTGGGCTAATCACTCAATCAGGTTTATCAACAAAAAACAATGCAAGAAACTACTGTTGCAATTAGCAAAACAGCTTGTATCTATTAAGCTATAAATATTGCCAATCCTTAGTTTTTGTTACCTTTGTACACCAAATACAAAACCTAAATGGAACAAGTTCAAGTCTACAAGCCTAAAAATAAAATTCGTTTCGTTACTGCTGCAGCATTATTCGATGGTCATGATGCTACCATAAATATCATGCGTAGAATTCTGCAATCTTCAGGTGCCGAAGTAATACATTTAGGTCACAATCGCTCAGTAGAAGAAGTTGTAAATTGTGCCATTCAAGAAGATGTGCAAGGTATTGCAATGACTTCTTATCAAGGTGGTCATATAGAATATTTTAAATATATGTACGATTTGCTTCAAGAAAGAGGTGCAAATCACATCAAGATTTTTGGTGGTGGTGGTGGTGTTATACTTCCTTCAGAAATTGAAGAACTACAAGCTTATGGCATTACAAAAATTTATTCTCCAGATGACGGCCGCAAAATGGGTCTTCAGGGAATGATAAATAACATGTTAGAGCAAACAGATTTTATTACCACCGAAAAAATAACCACAGAACTAGAGAATATTCCGAATAAAGAAGTTAAAAGTATAGCCTCTGCAATAACAGTTGCAGAAAATGACCCCGAAGGTGCTCAACATTTTGTTAATGAACTTAAAAAATTGACGCTTAAAAATCAAGCTCCAGTTTTAGGTATCACAGGAACGGGTGGTTCTGGTAAATCATCATTAGTTGATGAGCTTGTAAGGCGATTTTTAATTGAAGTAAAGGATAAAACCTTGGCTATCATATCTGTTGACCCTTCGAAAAGGAAAACAGGTGGAGCTTTACTAGGTGATAGAATTAGAATGAATGCCATAAACAACCCAAGGGTTTATATGCGTTCATTAGCAACTCGTCAAGCTAACTTGGCTCTTTCTAAAAATGTTCAAGAAAGTATAGATATTTGCAAAGCAGCAGGATACGATTTAATCATTGTAGAAACATCTGGCATCGGACAATCTGATACGGAAATTACAGAGCACTGTGATGTTTCTTTATATGTGATGACACCAGAGTTTGGTGCTGCAACTCAATTAGAAAAAATCGACATGCTTGATTTTGCCGACCTTGTTGCTATCAATAAATTTGATAAACGCGGCGCACTGGATGCCTTACGTGATGTCAGAAAGCAATACAAGCGTAATCACAATCTTTTTGATTCCAAAGATGAAGAAATTCCAGTTTTTGGAACAATGGCATCTCAATTCAACGACCCCGGAATGAATAATTTATTTGTTTCATTACTTAATGAAATTAAAGAAAAAACAGGTGTTGATTTTAAATCAGCAATGCTGACTACTGTCAATCAATCAGAGAAAATTTATATTATTCCACCTGATAGAATTAGATATTTATCTGAAATTGCTGAAGCTAGTGAAACTTATAATGAATGGGTAGATAAGCAATGTAAAATAGCCAGAAAACTCTATCAACTAAAAGGTGTGATGGAATTTTCAAGTGATTTTGAAAATATTGGAGATGGTTTGAAAGATGCTTACACCTTTATTGAAGAGCAACTTGATGGAGAATGTAAACGCTTACTTCGCCATTGGCCAACCACTAAAGCAAAATATAAAGATGAGTTTTTTGTTTATAAAGTTCGTGATAAGGAAATTAAACAACCTTTATATTACGAATCATTATCTAAACTTCAAATCCCAAAAATCTCGTTGCCAAGATATGAAGATTGGGGAGATATCCTACGTTGGTTATTAACCGAAAACGTTCCAGGCGAATTTCCTTATGCTGCTGGGGTATTTCCACTAAAACGTGAAGGTGAAGACCCAACACGTATGTTTGCTGGAGAAGGTGGGCCAGAAAGAACCAATAAACGTTTCCACTATGTGTCTTTAGGCCAGCCAGCACATCGTTTATCTACCGCTTTTGATTCTGTAACCTTATATGGCGAAGACCCTCATATTCGTCCAGATATTTATGGTAAAATAGGAAACTCAGGCGTAAGCATCGCAACTCTTGATGATGCGAA
The sequence above is drawn from the Pedobacter frigiditerrae genome and encodes:
- a CDS encoding methylmalonyl-CoA mutase family protein, with the protein product MEQVQVYKPKNKIRFVTAAALFDGHDATINIMRRILQSSGAEVIHLGHNRSVEEVVNCAIQEDVQGIAMTSYQGGHIEYFKYMYDLLQERGANHIKIFGGGGGVILPSEIEELQAYGITKIYSPDDGRKMGLQGMINNMLEQTDFITTEKITTELENIPNKEVKSIASAITVAENDPEGAQHFVNELKKLTLKNQAPVLGITGTGGSGKSSLVDELVRRFLIEVKDKTLAIISVDPSKRKTGGALLGDRIRMNAINNPRVYMRSLATRQANLALSKNVQESIDICKAAGYDLIIVETSGIGQSDTEITEHCDVSLYVMTPEFGAATQLEKIDMLDFADLVAINKFDKRGALDALRDVRKQYKRNHNLFDSKDEEIPVFGTMASQFNDPGMNNLFVSLLNEIKEKTGVDFKSAMLTTVNQSEKIYIIPPDRIRYLSEIAEASETYNEWVDKQCKIARKLYQLKGVMEFSSDFENIGDGLKDAYTFIEEQLDGECKRLLRHWPTTKAKYKDEFFVYKVRDKEIKQPLYYESLSKLQIPKISLPRYEDWGDILRWLLTENVPGEFPYAAGVFPLKREGEDPTRMFAGEGGPERTNKRFHYVSLGQPAHRLSTAFDSVTLYGEDPHIRPDIYGKIGNSGVSIATLDDAKKLYSGFDLCASSTSVSMTINGPAPMLLGFFMNAAIDQQCEKYIIENGLQEEIENKIKDLYKKKGIERPFYQGDLPQGNNGLGLMLLGVTGEEVLPQDVYAKIRAYAISAVRGTVQADILKEDQAQNTCIFSTEFALRMMGDIQKYFIDEKVRNFYSVSISGYHIAEAGANPISQLAFTLSNGFTFVEYYLSRGMNIDDFAPNLSFFFSNGIDPEYSVIGRVARRIWSKAIKNKYKGNDRSQKLKYHIQTSGRSLHAQEIDFNDIRTTLQALYAIYDNCNSLHTNAYDEAITTPTEESVRRAMAIQLIINRELGLAKNENPLQGAFIIEDLTDLVEEAVLVEFKRINDRGGVLGAMETMYQRGKIQEESLYYETLKHNGEYPIVGVNTFLNKNGSPTIVPGEVIRATEEEKQYQIKALKAFQDRNEEKTEQALLKLQKTAIKGDNIFEELMEVCKICSLGQISKALYEVGGQYRRNM